A region from the Perca fluviatilis chromosome 16, GENO_Pfluv_1.0, whole genome shotgun sequence genome encodes:
- the LOC120544164 gene encoding complement C1q-like protein 4, producing the protein MKIFVSFTLLLLLSAVPASDSVKGQPAFPEDIYAALREITASLVQLKADMTLQTQGQAQLKTELDTLKQQLQVRQVAFSAALLSEGQSVSIGPFSTDTLLIFKHVTTNIGNAYNSNSGIFTAPVRGAYNFEWWLGINANIDRAAGAVLFKNSEKIFMSWGQHGVSNGATLLLEVGDIVFMRLVRNTVVTDNNDHGTTFSGHLLFPM; encoded by the exons ATGAAGATCTTTGTGAGTTTTACGCTTTTGCTGCTGCTCAGCGCTGTCCCTGCAAGTGACAGTGTTAAAGGCCAGCCGGCTTTTCCCGAAGACATCTACGCTGCGCTGAGAGAGATAACTGCCTCGTTGGTTCAACTGAAGGCGGACATGACGCTGCAGACTCAAG GTCAAGCACAGCTGAAGACTGAATTGGACACGTTGAAACAACAACTGCAAG tccGACAGGTTGCATTCTCAGCTGCTTTGCTGAGTGAAGGCCAATCAGTATCTATTGGACCCTTTTCCACGGACACTCTTCTGATCTTCAAACATGTTACCACCAACATTGGAAATGCCTACAACTCCAACTCAG GCATTTTCACTGCCCCAGTGAGAGGAGCGTACAACTTTGAGTGGTGGCTCGGTATAAATGCCAACATCGACCGCGCTGCAGGTGCTGTCTTGTTCAAGAACTCAGAGAAGATTTTCATGTCATGGGGGCAACACGGTGTTTCTAATGGTGCCACACTGTTGCTGGAGGTGGGAGACATTGTGTTCATGCGTCTGGTGCGTAACACTGTCGTGACAGACAACAATGATCACGGCACCACCTTCAGTGGACATCTGCTGTTCCCCATGTAA